A section of the Arabiibacter massiliensis genome encodes:
- the ileS gene encoding isoleucine--tRNA ligase, which produces MANSYKETMNLPKTDFAMRANLPENEPKRLEKWEREHIYEQVLEKNRDGKPFILHDGPPYANGPIHIGHAFNKILKDFVNKSHAQRGFFTPYVPGWDCHGQPIEHMVEKTLGPEKMAEIDQPTLRRLCREWAEKYVDVQRDGFKRLGVNADWEHPYLTFLPNYEAGNVEVFKQMYLDGSVYRGRKPIHWCKRCHTALAEAEIEYSDEESPSIFVRFKMDVMPGIFEAAGATGDAHILIWTTTPWTLPANTAVSLAPDADYVMVRVDGANMIMARELVEQVAEIAGWESYGLVRGADGEPVALKGRELTGLTYTCPIRQDLKGAIIYGDHVTLDSGTGCVHTAPGHGQDDYLVALEFDVPLLMPVDDNGVLTDEAGPFAGLDVDEANPVIIEWLRERGALVAEKKILHSYPHCWRCHEPVIFRATDQWFVSMDKNSLRENACKAIENDVEWIPAWASNRIGSMVADRPDWCISRQRSWGVPIPVFKCAKCGSTVANEATFGAVIDLFYKEGADAWFTREPSEYLPRGIKCETCGCTELVPERDILDVWWESGVSHTSVLKHRASEGLRFPADMYLEGSDQHRGWFQSALLTSMGAYGVPPYKSVMHCGFTVDEQGRKMSKSLGNGVDPAEVMGKYGADVLRLWVASVDYSQDVSISENILKQVSDAYRRFRNTFRFLLGNLDDFDDARDMVTWDALEPLDRYMMVKTASYLSDVEEAYDTYRFNAVYRMTYDFVDDLSAVYMDVTKDRLYSEAPDSPRRRAVQTVLMNILEVLVRVLSPVLSFTCDEVWEHYPLALREREGRPENVQLAGWPAASDFVPAIPASAAGETTVFAMLLSARDAVTKALEDARGAGTVNKSQEAEVTVQGPDALVGFAERFDAAVLEELFIVANVRFESNGSEDDITATVARTSAEKCPRCWNYRELGGNANHPDVCERCGDALDAIGYTEGE; this is translated from the coding sequence GTGGCGAACAGCTATAAAGAGACGATGAACCTGCCTAAGACCGACTTCGCGATGCGGGCGAACCTGCCCGAGAACGAGCCGAAGCGCCTTGAGAAATGGGAGCGCGAGCATATCTACGAGCAGGTGCTCGAGAAGAACAGGGACGGCAAGCCATTCATCCTGCACGACGGCCCGCCCTACGCCAACGGCCCCATCCACATCGGCCACGCCTTCAACAAGATCCTCAAGGACTTCGTGAACAAGTCCCATGCGCAGCGCGGCTTCTTCACGCCGTACGTGCCCGGCTGGGACTGCCACGGCCAGCCCATCGAGCACATGGTGGAGAAGACCCTCGGCCCCGAGAAGATGGCCGAGATCGACCAGCCCACGCTGCGGCGCCTGTGCCGCGAGTGGGCCGAGAAGTACGTGGACGTGCAGCGCGACGGCTTCAAGCGCCTGGGCGTGAACGCCGACTGGGAGCACCCCTACCTCACGTTTCTGCCGAACTACGAGGCCGGCAACGTGGAGGTGTTCAAGCAGATGTACCTGGACGGCTCGGTGTACCGCGGCCGCAAGCCCATCCACTGGTGCAAGCGCTGCCACACCGCGCTCGCCGAGGCCGAGATCGAATACTCTGACGAGGAGTCGCCGTCCATCTTCGTGCGCTTCAAGATGGACGTCATGCCCGGCATCTTCGAAGCGGCCGGCGCCACCGGCGACGCCCACATCCTCATCTGGACCACGACGCCCTGGACGCTGCCGGCCAACACCGCCGTGTCGCTCGCGCCCGACGCCGACTACGTGATGGTGCGGGTGGACGGCGCGAACATGATCATGGCGCGCGAGCTGGTGGAGCAGGTTGCCGAGATCGCGGGCTGGGAGTCCTACGGCCTCGTGCGCGGCGCCGACGGCGAGCCGGTCGCGCTCAAGGGCCGCGAGCTCACGGGCCTCACCTACACGTGCCCCATCCGCCAGGACCTCAAGGGCGCCATCATCTACGGCGACCACGTCACGCTCGACTCCGGCACCGGCTGCGTGCACACCGCGCCCGGCCACGGCCAGGACGACTACCTGGTGGCGCTCGAGTTCGACGTGCCGCTGCTCATGCCGGTGGACGACAACGGCGTGCTCACCGACGAGGCGGGCCCCTTCGCGGGCCTCGACGTGGACGAGGCGAACCCGGTCATCATCGAGTGGCTGCGCGAGCGTGGCGCGCTGGTGGCCGAGAAGAAGATCCTGCACAGCTACCCGCACTGCTGGCGCTGCCACGAGCCCGTCATCTTCCGCGCCACCGACCAGTGGTTCGTGTCGATGGACAAGAACAGCCTGCGCGAGAACGCGTGCAAGGCCATCGAGAACGACGTGGAGTGGATACCCGCGTGGGCGTCGAACCGCATCGGCTCCATGGTGGCCGACCGCCCCGACTGGTGCATCTCGCGCCAGCGCAGCTGGGGCGTGCCCATCCCCGTGTTCAAGTGCGCGAAGTGCGGCAGCACGGTGGCGAACGAGGCCACGTTCGGCGCGGTGATCGACCTGTTCTACAAGGAGGGCGCCGACGCGTGGTTCACGCGCGAGCCGTCCGAGTACCTGCCGCGCGGCATCAAGTGCGAGACGTGCGGCTGCACGGAGCTCGTGCCCGAGCGCGACATCCTGGATGTGTGGTGGGAGAGCGGCGTGTCGCACACCAGCGTGTTGAAGCACCGCGCCTCCGAGGGCCTGCGCTTCCCGGCCGACATGTACCTGGAGGGCTCCGACCAGCACCGCGGCTGGTTCCAGTCGGCGCTGCTCACCAGCATGGGCGCCTACGGCGTGCCGCCGTACAAGAGCGTGATGCACTGCGGCTTCACGGTGGACGAGCAGGGGCGCAAGATGTCCAAGTCGCTCGGCAACGGCGTGGACCCGGCCGAGGTCATGGGAAAGTACGGCGCCGACGTGCTGCGCCTGTGGGTGGCCAGTGTGGACTACTCGCAGGACGTGAGCATCTCCGAGAATATCCTGAAGCAGGTGTCGGACGCCTACCGCCGCTTCCGCAACACGTTCCGTTTCCTGCTGGGCAACCTGGACGACTTCGACGACGCGCGCGACATGGTGACGTGGGACGCTCTGGAGCCGCTCGACCGCTACATGATGGTGAAGACGGCGTCGTATTTGTCCGACGTGGAAGAGGCTTACGACACGTACCGCTTCAACGCGGTGTACCGCATGACCTACGATTTCGTGGACGACCTGTCGGCCGTGTACATGGACGTGACGAAGGATCGCCTGTACTCCGAGGCGCCCGACTCGCCGCGCCGCCGCGCCGTGCAGACGGTGCTCATGAACATACTGGAGGTGCTCGTGCGGGTGCTTTCGCCCGTGTTGTCGTTCACCTGCGACGAGGTGTGGGAGCACTACCCGCTGGCCCTGCGCGAGCGTGAGGGACGGCCCGAAAACGTGCAGCTGGCCGGCTGGCCTGCCGCGAGCGACTTCGTGCCTGCCATCCCGGCGAGCGCGGCGGGGGAGACCACGGTGTTCGCCATGCTGCTTTCGGCCCGCGACGCGGTGACCAAGGCGCTGGAGGACGCGCGCGGTGCCGGCACGGTGAACAAGAGCCAGGAGGCTGAGGTGACCGTGCAGGGGCCGGACGCCCTCGTGGGCTTCGCCGAGCGCTTCGACGCCGCCGTGCTGGAGGAGCTCTTCATCGTGGCGA